A section of the Engystomops pustulosus chromosome 3, aEngPut4.maternal, whole genome shotgun sequence genome encodes:
- the MTIF2 gene encoding translation initiation factor IF-2, mitochondrial, with protein sequence MNRNIIQRIEQLVHIHNVCRQLNILCLRNLSARQWRPVLFPSAAIHQRHLSSSLMKMTTQHDRFLSAKKEKVQKKEKLKPIKIKEQKKLVEVWHNMTLRELARAMEREIDDVYEILILSDFDVDNLKPSSALTPEMLKTVIKKSGMKSVYAETKIEKVIENKDAVKRAPADPSLLVPRHPVVTIMGHVDHGKTTLLDQLRKSQIVAMEAGGITQHIGAFSVCLASGDKITFLDTPGHAAFSAMRERGAHVTDIVVLVVAADDGVMKQTVESIQHAKNARVPVILAINKCDKSEADPQRVKMELLSHNIVCEEFGGDVQAINISALKGENLQALAEAVITLSEMLELKADPTGLVEGTVIECRTDKGKGPVTTAIIQRGTLKKGAVLVAGKAWAKVRLMLDENNAMLSEVLPSMPVEIVGWKELPSAGDEILEVESEQRAKEVVQWRMYVEEQEKIKKDMEVIEAKQKEHRDAHRKHLDSFIGMTWKQKSAVLYKAKKNLMGKRPAEKTTEDKPMVPIIIKGDVDGSVEAILGVVDTYDADHECELDLVHFGVGDISESDIALAETFNASIYGFNVNANKSIQQIAAKSDIPIKLHKVIYHLFDDLKEELNSRLPELTEETVKGEASVLALFDVSVGRKTVQVAGCRVQKGFLDKKMKFKLVRNNAVLWEGSLTSLKHHKNDVPTVKTGVECGLSLDQDVEIKVGDEIICFEEKTVPQKISWDPGF encoded by the exons ATGAACAGAAACATCATACAACGAATAGAACAGCTTGTCCACATCCACAATGTCTGCCGACAGCTGAATATTCTGTGCCTCAGGAACCTGTCCGCCAGGCAATGGAGACCTGTGCTGTTCCCCTCGGCCGCCATTCACCAGCGCCATCTATCCAGCTCCTTGATGAAAATGACCACGCAGCATGACCGCTTCCTCTCAGCCAAGAAG GAGAAAGTACAGAAGAAAGAGAAATTAAAGCCAATCAAGATTAAAGAGCAGAAGAAGCTGGTAGAAGTGTGGCACAACATGACTCTCCGTGAACTGGCCAGAGCCATGGAAAGGGAGATTG ATGATGTCTATGAGATTCTCATTCTCTCGGACTTTGATGTGGACAATTTAAAGCCCTCATCAGCATTAACTCCAGAGATGCTTAAGACCGTCATTAAGAAGTCTGGTATGAAGAGCGTGTATGCAGAGACTAAGATAGAAAAAGTCATCGAAAATAAAGATGCTGTGAAAAG GGCCCCTGCAGACCCTTCTCTATTGGTGCCCAGACACCCTGTAGTTACTATAATGGGACACGTTGATCATGGAAAAACAACATTGCTCGACCAATTGAGGAAATCCCAGATCGTAGCTATGGAGGCAGGAGGTATCACCCAGCACATAGGCGCGTTCAGTG TTTGTTTAGCTTCAGGGGACAAGATCACTTTTCTTGACACTCCTGGACACGCAGCCTTCTCAGCCATGCGGGAGAGAGGGGCCCATGTGACTGACATTGTTGtgctggtggtggcagcagacgATGGTGTAATGAAGCAAACCGTGGAGTCCATCCAGCACGCCAAGAACGCTAGAG TCCCAGTCATTCTGGCTATAAACAAATGTGACAAATCTGAGGCCGATCCCCAAAGAGTAAAGATGGAGCTCCTATCCCATAATATAGTATGTGAAGAATTTGGGGGAGATGTCCAAGCAATTAACATTTCTGCATTAAAG GGAGAAAACTTGCAAGCTCTAGCGGAGGCTGTAATCACGCTATCGGAGATGTTGGAGTTGAAGGCTGATCCTACGGGCTTAGTGGAAGGAACGGTCATTGAGTGTCGCACGGACAAAGGGAAAGG TCCAGTGACCACAGCAATTATACAGAGGGGAACCCTTAAAAAAGGAGCAGTACTGGTGGCTGGAAAAGCCTGGGCTAAAGTCCGGTTAATGCTGGACGAAAACAACGCCATGTTGAGTGAAGTGCTGCCGAGCATGCCTGTGGAAATAGTTGGCTGGAAAGAGCTGCCGTCTGCTGGAGACGAAATCTTGGAAGTAgaatctgag CAACGGGCCAAAGAAGTCGTACAATGGAGAATGTACgtagaggaacaagaaaaaatcAAAAAGGACATGGAAGTGATTGAAGCCAAACAGAAGGAACACCGAGACGCTCACAGAAAGCATCTGGACTCTTTTATCGGCATGACCTGGAAACAGAAAAGTGCTGTACTTTATAAGGCTAAGAAAAATCTCATGGGCAAGAGACCAGCAGAAAAGACGACCGAGGATAAACCAATGGTCCCCATTATCATAAAAG GTGACGTTGATGGATCAGTTGAAGCCATTCTTGGTGTAGTGGACACGTATGATGCAGATCATGAATGTGAACTGGATTTGGTCCATTTTGGAGTTGGAGACATCAGTGAGAGTGACATTGCTCTTGCAGAAACCTTTAATG CTTCCATATATGGATTCAATGTTAATGCTAACAAATCCATTCAGCAAATTGCTGCCAAGAGCGACATCCCAATCAAACTGCACAAGGTCATCTACCACCTCTTTGATGATCTGAAGGAAGAACTGAACAGCAGATTACCAGAACTTACTGAAGAGACTGTGAAAG GTGAAGCCTCCGTTCTGGCTTTGTTTGATGTCTCAGTAGGAAGGAAGACGGTACAAGTGGCCGGCTGCAGGGTGCAGAAGGGATTTCTAGATAAGAAAATGAAGTTTAAATTAGTCCGTAACAATGCTGTTCTATGGGAAG GATCATTAACTTCTCTTAAGCACCACAAAAACGATGTGCCAACAGTAAAAACCGGAGTGGAGTGCGGCCTGAGCCTTGATCAAGATGTAGAGATTAAAGTGGGAGATGAAATTATTTGCTTTGAAGAAAAGACGGTCCCTCAGAAAATATCATGGGATCCCGGATTCTAA